The Nerophis lumbriciformis linkage group LG27, RoL_Nlum_v2.1, whole genome shotgun sequence genome contains the following window.
tataggaccttaatccattctataaatgagtctccaaatccaaatttctgtagagtagctagaagaaaattccagttcactctatcaaatgctttttcagcatctaatgaaacaacagctgtttttagattatgaataacagaatagtctatcacattgagtagacggcgaacattgttggacgattgtctctctttgatgaaacctgtttgatcaggatgtactatatatggagtgactttttctaatctttgagctaatactttgcagataattttaagatcagcattaatcagggagattggccggtaactggatggaagtgttgggtctttatcaggttttagcaagagactgatcgtggcagagttcatatttggaggaaggaatgagttttctttaatctctaaagccattttcgtaaatatcggagctagcagtaaggtaaaaaaaaattttcaaggtaaatttttattttttcaaggtaaaaaaaaattttaaggaaaattttttttttcaaggtaacatttttttccaaggtaaaaaatgattttcaaggtaaaaaatgattttcaaggtaaaaaaaatgttcaaggtaaaaaaaatttaaggtaaaaaatgatttttaaggttaaaaaaaaatttaaggtaaaaaatgatttttaaggtaaaaaaaaattttaaggtaaaacattttttttaaggtaaaaaaacattttcaaggtacattttttttttcaaggtcaaaaatgattttgaaggtaaaagtattttcaaggtaaaaaaaatgtttcaaggtaaaaaaaattttcaaggtaaaaaatgattttcaaggtaaaaaaaaatgttcaaggtaaaaaatgattttcaaggtaaaaaaaaattttcaaggtaaattttttttttcaaggtaaaaaattattttcaaggtaaaaaattattttctaggttaaaaaaaaattttaaggtaaaatttttttcaaggtcaaattttttttcaaagttaaaaatgatttgcaaggtaaaatacaattttaaggtaaaaaaaaattttcacggtaaattttttttttcaaggtaaaaaattattttcaaggtaaaaagaaaTTTCACGGTAaagaaattttcaaggtaaaaaatgatttaaggtaaaaaataattttctaggtaaaaaaaatttagcAAGCTACTTGTCAAACAATTACGTCAAACAAGGACTTATCAAATGGGagcgtacatttaaaaaaacattacggATTCCATTGTGACTCGAGTGTCGAAAAGAAAATGACTTGCTGaaacaaaaatactttttggcaATGTTGCAGTCAACAAGTCGAGCGAGCATGCCCTGCAGCTGGACGACATGAAGCACGTGGTGCAACTTCTGCACACGGCCCTCCACTTGCCTGAACACCACATGCTGAAAGAGCGCCAACTGCTGGAGAGACTGGACAGCCTCAAACAGGAGTTGTCCCCTTTGGAGGAGGTGCACCAGAGTCCAAGTGTACTATTAGTGCATATTCTCTCTTAGCTAACACGCTACTTTTGCAGTTGAAGGCTCAGCTGTCCCAAAAGGCCACACTTCTAACATCCCAGACCATTTGGGTGGGTTTGGCCCTGCTGTCGGTGCAGGGAGGGGCTCTGGCCTGGCTCACCTGGTGGGTGTACTCATGGGACGTCATGGAGCCCGTCACTTACTTCGTCACCTACGCCACCAGCATGGGCGCGTTCGCCTACTTCGTCCTCACCAAGCAGGCGAGAGAAACACCCTCCCCTTTACCTTGCTCTTCGTTTTGAATTTTCTTCTCAATCTTTTCACTTCTTTTCCAGGATTATGCTTATACAAACGCTGAAGACAGACAATTCCTCAACTACTTCTACAAGAGGGCCGGCAACAAGAAGTTCAACGTGGGGAAGTACAACAAACTTAAAGACGAGCTGGCTCAGGTTTGTTTGTTAGGTCATCGTTTGCGTTGACATGCAGTCGCATTTTAATAGGACCCTTGGAGCTAAATGCTAACAGTACAAATCAGCAGGGAGATGTTTAACCTCCCATTAGACTACTCATTATCATTATTTGGGGGAATTGGTAAACGGTGTAGtctgtgctgtttttttaatgggaaaaatccAGGAAAATACTATACCACAAtttcaaatgtgtatatatatatacacaggtaaaagccagtaaattagaatattttgaaaaacttgatttatttcagtaattgcattcaaaaggtgtaacttgtacattatatttattcattgcacacagactgatgcattcaaatgtttatttcatttaattttgatgatttgaagtggcaacaaatgaaaatccaaaattccgtgtgtcacaaaattagaatattacttaaggctaatacaaaaaagggatttttagaaatgttggccaactgaaaagtatgaaaatgaaaaatatgagcatgtacaatactcaatacttggttggagctccttttgcctcaattactgcgttaatgcggcgtggcatggagtcgatgagtttctggcacttctcaggtgttatgagagcccaggttgctctgatagtggccttcaactcttctgcgtttttgggtctggcattctgcatcttccttttcacaataccccacagattttctatggggctaaggtcaggggagttggcgggccaatttagaacagaaataccatggtccgtaaaccaggcacgggtagattttgcgctgtgtgcaggcgccaagtcctgttggaacttgaaatctccatctccatagagcaggtcagcagcaggaagcatgaagtgctctaaaacttgctggtagacggctgcgttgaccctggatctcaggaaacagagtggaccgacaccagcagatgacatggcaccccaaaccatcactgatggtggaaactttacactagacttcaggcaacgtggatcctgtgcctctcctgtcttcctcgagactctgggacctcgatttccaaaggaaatgcaaaatttgcatggttgggtgatggtttggggtgccatgtcatctgctggtgtcggtccactctgtttcctgagatccagggtcaacgcagccgtctaccagcaagttttagagcacttcatgcttcctgctcctgacctgctctatggagatggagatttcaagttccaacaggacttggcgcctgcacacagcgcaaaatctacccgtgcctggtttacggaccatggtatttctgttctaaattggcccgccaactcccctgaccttagccccatagaaaatctgtggggtattgtgaaaaggaagatgcagaatgccagacccaaaaacgcagaagagttgaaggccactatcagagcaacctgggctctcataacacctgagcagtgccagaaactcatcgactccatgccacgccgcattaacgcagtaattgaggcaaaaggagctccaaccaagtattgagtattgtatatgctcatatttttcattttcatacttttcagttggccaacatttctaaaaatcccttttttgtattagccttaagtaatattctaattttgtgacacacggaattttggattttcatttgttgccacttcaaatcatcaaaattaaatgaaataaacatttgaatgcatcagtctgtgtgcaatgagtaaatataatgtacaagttacaccttttgaatgcaattactgaaataaatcaagtttttcaaaatattctaatttactggcttttacctgtatatacatatatatatatatacacatacatacatatatatatatatatatatatgtatatatatagagagatctatatatgtatatatagagatatagatatatatacacatatatatatatagagatctatataagtatatatatatatatatatatatatacaaatatactgtaaatatactgTGCTCTAAAGtcacaaaaaacaaaatgttaccATTTTGCTTTTAGTAGCAGTTAGCTTCTTTTCACTTTTACATGTTTTTTGTATGTACGCACATTACTAGTTCACTTCTTTTGACAAATGTATTGCTGTAAAGAATGCTAAAATGTTACTGAAAAATTGCCTGTAAAGATGGCAACAGTTTTTTTAACAGCTTGCTTGTGGCAAAAGTTGTTCCAGAAACCAAACTGAtttaaggattttttttaaattgcattgcAACTTCCGAAAGCAATGTATGTAGTTAACCATTGGATTTAGCAAGCCGGCAATACATTTCATTTCCTGCAGGCATCACACATGATCCgtggccacttgttgctaggcagagtttATAGGGCTTAGTCATAACTGCCTCACATCAATTTCATAAAGTTCTTCTCGACAAGCCACGCCCACTCTGCGGTTTTTAATGAGAATCGAGACACACACTTGAGAAAAAGAAGATATACATACAATAGACATAAGAGTCATGTGACTGTGTTGCAGGTGGAGGACGATTTAAAACGCTTACGTAATCCAACCCAACTTCAACTGCCAATCGAACAGATCCAGCTGAAGCcttgacatcatcatcatcatcatcatcaccaccaacgTTTACACACCAGAGCAAAAACACACCCTTTGTTTATTTTCATAATGATGCCTTTTTAATTAGAAACAACATTTTGTGGGGGGGAGGGTGACAAAAAGTGGATTATTGGAATAAAAGTCATTTTGCTGAATTGCCTTCTGTCCTGTTGTTAAATCTGAAGCAGATTGTATCGACCAGTTCagttcatttataaaaaaaaaaatcaaacaaaggaaGGACAATacaaaaatcaacataaaattaaagctgcaagcagcattggtcgggcccgcatatttggcaggtgctagtcctaaatgtcccaatacttttgtccagtgatagtcctaagtgtcccaatacttttgtgtacttttagtctgaagtgtcccaagacttttgtctagtgtacctaccttgtctgcattgtgtgggcacgttggtgcttcctgcttttaagcagccatcttaaaaaaacagcagcgcagcagcatcagcgcagctggtctttgaagggtcataaaatcaaaaccggagcaggtattaaaacgctgttctgtaattttatacacaagggtttaatctctctcctgtgttagtttgaagccgaaacgacaaacgcgctcagaggagatagtttttgaaggaaggtgaccggtttttacaaaaaatttgttttgaagggggaatagcaaacttcctgttgatttttgctgggggttgtcaatttatgaaatgtaggtctaagtgagacctacatagaggtttttgtttcatgtctctccgaccttcccagtgggagttacaggcagttttgtcagttttttcatccgaggagcagttttttgtgcgttaaaaaattgcgctagagcacaattttgagatttggggttaggtttttttattagatcgcaatttttgccagtcctgatgtgtgtgttcagtttggtgagttttgaagcatgttaagggggtcaaattacagctcaaagaggcaaaagtgactgtttttagtacttttttgtcttgaagggggaattgccaacttcctgttgatttctgcccgatgatatacaattatgaaaactaggtctaagtcagacctacatacaggtttttgtttcatgtctctccgatcttcctagtgggagatataggcagtctagttttttttttccctagggggcgctagagcgcaattttgagttttggggttcgtttttttttttttttacgtaatttttgcaggtcctgatgtgtgggtcaaatatggtgagttttgaagcatgttaagtgggtcaaattacagtttaatgtggcggcggaagaataaagaataaaaccttacaaattcaataggtccttatgtcccattgtataaggactccctttgggagtccttatacaatgggccatgcgggccctaattaaagtaaATTATGAATGAAAAGTTAAAAACGTATACTGGTATATGACCCCtattttcacaaatacaacaattgacttTCAATGTTGGCGACTACAAAGCCATATTTTCATTATACAACAATTAAACCAATAATAACGACATAATTTTACTCAGTCATATCTTTTCATCTTCTtgattttttactttgtgtgttccatAAACTAACACCTCTGATTGAAATACTTATTTCCATTGTCACTGTTTTAAAActagatttaccgtattttccgcactattagccgcacctaaaaaccacaaatttactcaaaagctgacagtgcggcttataacccggtgcgctttatatatggattaatattaagattcattttcataaagtttcggtctcgcaactacggtaaacagccgccatctttttttccccgtagaagaggaagtgcttcttcttctacgcaagcaaccgccaaggtaagcacccgcccccatagaagaggaagcgcttcttcttctactgtaagcaaccacccgccccggtagaagaagaagaagcgcgcggatattacgtttcatttcctttgtgtgtttacatctgtaaagaccacaaaatggctcctactaagcgacaggtttccggttcatgaaaagacgcaatctctccatccgcacacggactactatttcacagcaactgcctaaagactttcaagaaaagctggctactttccgtgcatattgtaaaaacaagatagctgaaaaaaagatccggccagagaacattatcaacatggacgaggttccactgacttttgatattcctgtgaaccgcactgtggatacaacgggagcacgcacggtgaatattcgcaccacagggaatgagaagtcatccttcactgtggttctagcttgccatgctaatggccagaaacttccacccatggtgatattcaaaaggaagaccttgccaaaagagacctttccagccggcgtcatcataaaagctaactcgaagggatggatggatgaagaaaagatgagcgagtggttaaggtaagtttacgcgaagaggccgggtggcttttttcacgcagctccgtccatgttgatatacgactccatgcgcgcccacatcacgctggtttttaatatattattaaagtttgactgacctatctgactgtttttttgacattcctttagcgcagttagatgcggcttataacacggggcggcttataggtggacaaagttttgaaatatgccgttcattgaaggcgcggcttttaacctagggcgccttatggtgcggaaaatacggtattaaagaTCTCAGATTATAATTACGTTCTCTTTTTAAAAATctgttttgaatgtagaaaatGTTGCATTTGCTTTATTTATATAGGATGTTTGGGATATTATACTCTACCAGTTCATGATATTGCAATAACTTTTTGAATGTTGGATTTGTGGGGTTCCCTGTATGCATTTCCAGTACTGATTCTTACGACTCTCTTATGCAAAAGGAAGATTGGGTTTAAATATGTTACCCTGCACGTCTACACagtatgttagatatggaacAATTATACAAAATATTCAATGCTTTTTGATTTAGCAATTCCTTCACTTTGTGTAAAATAGCAATAGTTTTAGATATTTTAACCtttttatcatttatatgtaatTTCCATGACAAATTTGCATCGATCGTAACACCCAAAAACTCGATCTCTTGTGTTCAACTACAAATAATCATACATTTAGTTTTACTAGTATTCAAAGACAATCTATTTACTTTTGATTTTGATACATTTATTTTCCACCACCTCTTTAATATTTTGCCCTGAATAAAATAAGGTTGTGTCGTCCCCAAATAATACACTTTATCAGTTTGGAAACCATTGTGATATCATTGACGTACATGAGAAACAGTAAAGGTCCAAGGACCGATCCTTGTGGTACtccacaaccatacttgccaaccctcccaaattttccgggagactcccgaaattcagtgcctctcccgaaaacctcccggggacaaatattctcccgaaaatctcccgattttcagccggagctggaggccacgccccctccagctccatgcggacctgagtgaggacagccttttttcatgacgggacaagaactaaatcatccagactagagataaattgtattattatgtttatcttacctaaaaataaatatatttattaatttaaaaaaaacaactaaatacatttttactatattttgctaaaaacatcaaaattaattgtatttttatttgtattttttcctgactccttactacatccagccatagaattatacattaaaataaacatatttgaaataattgattttaaattatcataataattcatttaaaatgaccatatttattaattaaaataattgcttgtttatcgacaactttagcattttattcattacattttgaaactctcagaagccaagttatgttatattccttaatatttattcatgcaagtttgaagtatcaattatctaaacacagttttgtttgcatattttcatatatatatatatatatatatatatatatatatgtcttaataaggttatccaaaaaatagtgctcgataccgtagtagagcgcaatatatgtatgtgtgggaaaaaaatcacaagactatttcatctctacaggcctgtttcatgagggggcatgctgttacaatttcgctgcgcttgttgagggatgacaggtctggacggtaaataataaacagtttctctttcaagcataggttgcatcttttattaccactattactTACTTATTACCACTATTACTTACTTATTACCACTAttacttacaatagtggtaataaaagatgcaacctatgcttgaaagagaaactgtttattatttaccgtccagacctgtcatccctcaacaagcgcagcgaaattgtaacagcatgccgccacagacggaaacacctcctaggtaacacatgagccaatcaccacgcccctacgccagcctgtacccacccactctgtgccctatataaaccatggtatgtgaatgctcccattaaaatctcctgatgattgagggtaccccccctcatgaaacaggcctgtagagatgaaatagtcttgtgatttttttcccacacatacatatatatatatatatatatatatatatatatacgtatgaaatacttgacttggtgaattctagctgtcaatatactcctcccctcttaaccacgcccccaaccacgcaccgccccacccccgaccacgcccctacccccacctcccgaaatcggaggtctcaaggttggcaagtatgtccacaaCTAATATTAAAAAGGAgtcatatgtaataatttaatgtcaagtcatcattaaatggccctggtaTGTCAaacggcattaataaatcatgttatctTCCCCTTTCAATACCTCTAACTTTtaacagtagttcagctgggagatgctcatttcaaaattagattcacagccccgaaatcttattattttcattttgacGTCCCGCCCGCTacagtttgaccaattagaaagtctgtgagtgtgttacatctaggttgccagttacgcaccgccactggtaaagttactaaacatgtcagaccttagtaaatctaaaaggcgttgttacgattctcaacttattcatgccAAAGCCAGGGACAAAACGAGGATGCCTTGGAaagatggaaaatattttttcatctgtTGCCAAACTCGCTAATTTCCTCCtagataggtaagtcaggcatttatgttttcttattacttgtaataaatggaaatggacatttagtatgtaaactatattgtccaatacagtctagtatgttcgtgcaacgaatgcttagtgtgatggtgcttagctcctaaaacctttaccagtcaaagagccattttgaccagtttcgcaaattatagaaaacaatgggagccgcaaaatttttttgaaattttatgtTAATTACcactgtatacaaagtttttttttgctaaacCAGGGGTtctcagacacgatgcccacacTTTTATATGGGATTTGAAAGCTGgtacggcacgcgggttttaaacgaATGgcgcttactaataatgcgccacactgtgaacccacaccaaacaagaatgacaaacacatttcgggagaacatctgcaccgtaacacaacataaacacaacaggacaaatacccagaatcccatgcagccctaactcttccgggctacattatacacccccgctaccaaaccccgcccacctcaaccgacgcacagagggggggggggggggggggggtttggaggtagcaggggtgtataacgtagcccggaagagtcagggctgcatgagattctgggtgtttgtcctgttgtgttaaggtgcagatgttctcccggaatgtgtttgtcattcttgttcggttttggttcaaagtgtggcgcattattagtaagagtgttaaagttgttttatatggtcaccgtcagtgtaacctgtgtggctgttgaccaagtatgccttgctgtcacttgcgtgagcaagcggaatccccattcaacatgtggctgatcaggcacgttgattgtagtgggcgctatatgctgtactatcacggcacgcatgacgctgacaaccgctattcatttaaaaaccGCGTGTCGCactagcttaaaaattccataaaaaggtgtgggcatcgtgtctgagacccctgttttatacatagcacaaagcaaggcatacttggtcaacaaccacacaggttacactgacggtcgcggtataaaaaaaactttaacactcttactaataatgcgccacactgtgaacccacaccaaacaagaatgacaaacacatttcgggagaacatctgcaccgtaacacaacatggacaaatacccagaatcccatgcagccctaactcttcacctcaaccgacgcacagagggggttgatgtgtgagggagcagggttggggtgggggcggggtttggtggtagcaggggtgtataacgtagcccggaagagtcagggctgcatgggattctgggtatttgttctgttgtgtttatgttgtgttaaggtgcagatgttctcccggaatgtgtttgtcattcttgttcggttttggttcaaagtgtggcgcattattagtaagagtgttaaagttgttttatatggtcacgtcagtgtaacctgtgtggctgttgaccaagtatgccttgctgtcacttgcgtgagcaagcggaatccccattcaacatgtggctgatcaggcacgttgattgtagtgggcgctatatgctgtactatcacggcacgcatgacgctgacaaccgctattcatttaaaaaccGCGTGTCGCactagcttaaaaattccataaaaaggtgtgggcatcgtgtctgagacccctgttttatacatagcacaaagcaaggcgtacttggtcaacaaccacacaggttagactgacggtcgcggtataaaaaaaactttaacactcttactaataatgcgccacactgtgaacccacaccaaacaagaatgacaaacacatttcgggagaacatctgcaccgtaacacaacagaaaaaatacccagaatcccatgcagccctaactcttcacctcaaccgacgcacagagggggttgatgtgtgagggagcagggttggggtgggggcggggtttggtggtagcaggggtgtataacgtAGCCCGGaatagtcagggctgcatgggattctgggtatttgttctgttgtgtttatgttgtgtttaggtgcagatgttctcccggaatgtgtttgtcattcttgttcggttttggttcaaagtgtggcgcattattagtaagagtgttaaagttgttttatatggtcaccgtcagtttaacctgtgtggctgttgaccaagtatgccttgctgtcacttgcgtgtgcaagtagaagatgcatataacaagaggctgggttggcacgctgtttatacagattgtaaagggcgctaaatgctgtaccatcatggcgcgcccttattattaatgtaagggtgaaaatcggagaatattaatcccgggagttttctgcaagaggcactgaaatccggaagtctcccggtaaaatcgggcgggggggggtcggcaagccgcatcagactgatcaaagagccgcatgcggctccggagccgcgggttgccgacccctggtgtagcctataggcataccttggcaaaatgtctcctctttagttttgggcgtacattaggctgctaagcttattttcaccagtacaaCCATTGTTActgttggttgtagttggttttagtctctGTTTTCTGATAgtgctgacaataaccatatgattgcaatttgttgtgattttgtacacaGGTATggtgtacttcttcctgaaaattgCCTAATTTCTGTgtgaaatgtgttggttagagatatgttattgacaaaacgcttgtctattcaggtaTTATGGTCCTAcacctagtaagaggcagtggaagtttgaagttccttggagtagcccagttgaTAGAGCTggatttggctgcgtatctgTGACCGTAATTGCAtgaccatttctggccacatattacatatagctcctttaagtaaGGCAGATGTCCTACTGTTAACTTCCACAACTTTTTTGGTCTCTGAAAAGTCAGGCTCAGGGTGGCTCTGTTCTTCCTGAGTCATAGATCGTGTGACGATGTTACATCACGTCCACACAAGTACAAAAgttgaagaaaaacaaaaaaactccctGAGGTACTTTC
Protein-coding sequences here:
- the LOC133570225 gene encoding calcium uniporter regulatory subunit MCUb, mitochondrial-like yields the protein MASTRIVGKVAGRLLGSLRVTRPRPATFLHKVPPPLLGTCPALFCSTSPPPSDVSLKYKYGRLALEVPLTCRPETCLFFLQPMLMTVGDLIGELQREDPGATASVLSKAGERVAWNTLIDSLLIDKDFKLVINNTVYNVRSPDKVNKSSEHALQLDDMKHVVQLLHTALHLPEHHMLKERQLLERLDSLKQELSPLEELKAQLSQKATLLTSQTIWVGLALLSVQGGALAWLTWWVYSWDVMEPVTYFVTYATSMGAFAYFVLTKQDYAYTNAEDRQFLNYFYKRAGNKKFNVGKYNKLKDELAQVEDDLKRLRNPTQLQLPIEQIQLKP